From Bombyx mori chromosome 10, ASM3026992v2, a single genomic window includes:
- the LOC119628396 gene encoding esterase FE4, giving the protein MLRLVALLGLLSAVAARLRVDPLVDTQRGLIRGLRSENGKFAKFLGIPYALVDENNPFGPSVPHPGFEETFEAYDDSVVCPQVTKGVGVGSLQCLNLNVYVPNTATSRNKRPVMIWIHGGGFATGSGTGRDFSYDDLVRHDVIVVSVNYRLGPYGFLCLDSPDIPGNQGLKDQALALRWIKENIEAFGGDVSKITLFGESAGGVAVELHLLTDQDKLFNQVIIQSASAFFAGGIRKPSNRVPIEIASQLGFETDNFVEAVKFLAGQDPHLVVAASTSQSSAIRGGTLRPCRENKYDGVGNFLSDFPENLRARNIPAIYGVTNKEFLTLHAYVTPEDYEVTGFRTFLERAFNLTDSEMEDHVRHFYIGDETLTEKQFDEFIDFASDYYFNYAVQRSIKKSLADGNKEVYYYVFSYDGGRNAMKQYLGITAEGAAHADELGYLLAVDLVPGQHIAEEDQLIIDRITTLWANFAKYSNPTPEPTDLLPVVWTTVEGNKRPYLDIDTDLQLRSRPFHHRMAFWDLFYKLYGELERRN; this is encoded by the exons ATGCTGCGATTGGTTGCTCTGTTAGGCTTGTTGTCGGCGGTGGCTGCCCGGTTGAGGGTAGACCCCCTTGTTGATACTCAGCGGGGACTCATCAGGGGACTGAGGTCCGAAAATGGAAAGTTCGCGAAGTTTTTGGGCATACCGTACGCACTAGTTGATGAGAACAATCCTTTCGGG CCATCAGTACCACACCCTGGTTTCGAAGAGACATTCGAAGCATACGATGATTCCGTAGTTTGTCCTCAAGTTACTAAGGGCGTCGGAGTTGGTAGTCTTCAGTGTTTGAACCTGAACGTTTATGTCCCAAACACGGCTACATCGCGCAACAAGCGCCCCGTGATGATTTGGATCCACGGAGGAGGCTTCGCCACCGGCAGTGGGACAGGCAGGGACTTCTCCTACGACGACCTGGTCCGACATGACGTCATCGTCGTATCGGTCAACTACCGACTCGGACCCTACGGGTTCTTATGCTTGGACAGTCCTGATATTCCCGGGAACCAGGGTTTGAAGGATCAAGCTCTTGCTCTCAGATGGATTAAGGAAAATATCGAAGCGTTCGGCGGAGATGTCTCTAAAATAACCTTGTTCGGAGAGAGTGCTGGTGGCGTCGCTGTCGAGCTACACCTACTGACCGACCAGGATAAACTGTTCAATCAGGTGATCATCCAGAGTGCATCTGCTTTCTTTGCTGGGGGTATTAGGAAACCTAGCAACCGTGTTCCAATAGAAATAGCAAGCCAGCTGGGATTCGAAACTGACAACTTCGTAGAGGCGGTAAAGTTTCTGGCCGGTCAAGACCCCCACCTGGTGGTCGCAGCCAGCACTTCTCAAAGCTCTGCCATAAGAGGCGGTACTCTTAGACCTTGCCGAGAGAACAAATACGACGGAGTTGGCAATTTTCTTTCGGATTTTCCTGAAAATTTAAGGGCTAGAAACATTCCTGCTATTTATGGAGTAACCAATAAAGAATTTCTAACATTACATGCTTATGTGACCCCAGAAGATTACGAGGTGACAGGATTTCGAACTTTTCTGGAACGGGCTTTCAACTTGACCGATAGCGAGATGGAAGACCACGTGAGACATTTCTACATCGGAGACGAGACGCTGACCGAGAAGCAGTTTGATGAGTTTATAGATTTTGCGTCGGACTATTACTTTAACTACGCCGTCCAGCGGTCTATTAAGAAGTCATTGGCAGACGGTAACAAGGAGGTATATTACTACGTGTTCTCGTACGACGGAGGCAGGAATGCCATGAAGCAGTACCTCGGCATAACGGCGGAGGGCGCTGCGCACGCGGACGAGCTCGGCTACCTGCTGGCCGTGGATTTGGTCCCGGGACAACACATCGCCGAGGAGGACCAACTGATCATCGACAGGATCACTACTCTTTGGGCAAATTTTGCTAAATACAG CAACCCCACCCCTGAGCCGACGGACCTGCTGCCGGTCGTGTGGACGACAGTAGAAGGTAACAAGCGGCCGTATCTGGACATCGACACCGACCTGCAGCTCAGAAGCAGGCCCTTCCACCACCGGATGGCCTTCTGGGATCTCTTCTATAAGCTCTATGGAGAATTGGAGCGCAGGAACTAG